From Cellulomonas chengniuliangii, the proteins below share one genomic window:
- the flgL gene encoding flagellar hook-associated protein FlgL, with amino-acid sequence MTHQSVQRSTLANLQLNLSTMADLQAKMSSGKKINVPSDDPAGASDMLRLRGEQRVQNQYKRNADDGNAWLTTIDSALQTTSTTMRRVRDLVVQSGSGAMNTPAREAIAVEIEGLRDELLQQANTTYLGRTVFAGTSDAGVAFTVDSTTTPPTYSFTGAGSATVERRVADATTIRVDADGAKIYGDGAQSVFALLDTIAATLRTPGGDATAQLNTLDSRFETVLTELSAVGARQTRVINAQTNLAESAQTTKTQLSAIEDIDLAEIILQLGMQEVAYQGALGAAAKVLQPSLMDYLR; translated from the coding sequence GTGACGCACCAGTCCGTCCAGCGCTCGACGCTGGCCAACCTGCAGCTCAACCTGTCGACCATGGCCGACCTGCAGGCGAAGATGTCCAGCGGCAAGAAGATCAACGTGCCGTCGGACGACCCCGCCGGAGCCTCCGACATGCTCCGCCTGCGCGGCGAGCAGCGGGTGCAGAACCAGTACAAGCGCAACGCCGACGACGGCAACGCCTGGCTCACCACGATCGACAGCGCCCTGCAGACCACCTCCACGACGATGCGCCGGGTGCGCGACCTCGTGGTGCAGAGCGGCAGCGGCGCCATGAACACGCCGGCCCGCGAGGCGATCGCCGTCGAGATCGAGGGGTTGCGCGACGAGCTGCTCCAGCAGGCGAACACCACCTACCTGGGGCGCACCGTCTTCGCCGGCACCTCCGACGCGGGGGTCGCCTTCACCGTCGACAGCACCACCACACCCCCGACGTACTCGTTCACCGGGGCGGGGTCCGCGACGGTCGAGCGCCGGGTCGCCGACGCCACCACGATCCGCGTCGACGCCGACGGCGCGAAGATCTACGGCGACGGCGCGCAGTCCGTGTTCGCGCTGCTCGACACGATCGCGGCGACGCTGCGCACCCCGGGCGGCGACGCCACAGCGCAGCTCAACACGCTGGACTCCCGCTTCGAGACGGTGCTCACCGAGCTGTCGGCCGTCGGCGCCCGGCAGACCCGCGTGATCAACGCGCAGACCAACCTGGCCGAGAGCGCGCAGACCACCAAGACCCAGCTCTCCGCGATCGAGGACATCGACCTGGCCGAGATCATCCTCCAGCTCGGCATGCAGGAGGTCGCCTACCAGGGCGCGCTCGGAGCCGCCGCCAAGGTGCTCCAGCCCAGCCTGATGGACTACCTCCGGTGA
- a CDS encoding flagellin: MGLSINQNIAAVNSYRNLSNTQNDLSKSLEKLSSGFRINRAADDAAGLAISEGLRSQVGGLKVAARNAQDGISVVQTAEGALTEVHAILQRVRDLAVQGANDSNNDKARENIETEITSLGAELNRISEATNFNGTKLLNGDNASLKFQVGADGDQNSMIEVTLADVAATVENIGDLKVTDHDTAQASIVSVDAAIQAISTNRAELGALQNRFEHTIKNINVSVENLSASESRIRDTDMASEMVSFTRAQILSQAGTAMLAQANQIPQGVLSLLR, from the coding sequence ATGGGTCTCTCGATCAACCAGAACATCGCCGCGGTCAACTCGTACCGCAACCTGTCGAACACGCAGAACGACCTGAGCAAGTCGCTCGAGAAGCTCTCCTCGGGCTTCCGCATCAACCGCGCGGCGGACGACGCTGCCGGCCTCGCGATCTCCGAGGGCCTGCGCTCGCAGGTCGGTGGCCTCAAGGTCGCCGCCCGCAACGCCCAGGACGGCATCTCGGTCGTCCAGACCGCTGAAGGCGCGCTGACCGAGGTCCACGCGATCCTGCAGCGTGTTCGTGACCTCGCGGTCCAGGGCGCCAACGACTCGAACAACGACAAGGCTCGCGAGAACATCGAGACCGAGATCACGAGCCTCGGCGCCGAGCTCAACCGCATCTCGGAGGCCACGAACTTCAACGGCACCAAGCTGCTCAACGGCGACAACGCCAGCCTGAAGTTCCAGGTCGGGGCAGATGGTGACCAGAACAGCATGATCGAGGTCACGCTCGCGGACGTCGCCGCGACCGTCGAGAACATCGGCGACCTCAAGGTGACGGACCACGACACCGCGCAGGCGTCGATCGTTTCTGTCGACGCGGCCATCCAGGCCATCTCGACCAACCGCGCCGAGCTCGGTGCGCTGCAGAACCGGTTCGAGCACACCATCAAGAACATCAACGTGTCGGTGGAGAACCTCTCGGCCTCCGAGAGCCGCATCCGCGACACCGACATGGCGTCCGAGATGGTCAGCTTCACCCGGGCGCAGATCCTGTCGCAGGCCGGCACGGCGATGCTCGCGCAGGCCAACCAGATCCCCCAGGGCGTGCTCTCGCTCCTGCGGTGA
- the flgC gene encoding flagellar basal body rod protein FlgC, with amino-acid sequence MTTFGAIGIASTGLTVYRKWLDAVSDNLANMSTATSTTEDAYQAKYVIAQEIATQDGGGVQVAGIALGDAEGRMVYEPENPLADEAGYVRYPDVDMSSQMTQLIMAQRGYQANAAVVDRAKATYEAALQIGRN; translated from the coding sequence ATGACCACGTTCGGCGCCATCGGCATCGCCAGCACGGGCCTGACCGTCTACCGCAAGTGGCTGGACGCCGTCAGCGACAACCTGGCGAACATGTCCACCGCGACGTCCACCACCGAGGACGCGTACCAGGCCAAGTACGTGATCGCCCAGGAGATCGCCACGCAGGACGGCGGCGGCGTCCAGGTGGCCGGCATCGCCCTCGGCGACGCGGAGGGGCGCATGGTCTACGAGCCGGAGAACCCGCTCGCCGACGAGGCCGGGTACGTGCGCTACCCCGATGTGGACATGTCCAGCCAGATGACCCAGCTGATCATGGCCCAGCGCGGCTACCAGGCGAACGCCGCCGTGGTGGACCGCGCCAAGGCGACCTATGAGGCGGCACTCCAGATCGGACGCAACTGA
- a CDS encoding EAL and HDOD domain-containing protein has protein sequence MSVLDGRNPAARVSEITVLRQPVVHSDRAVYGYAIRVVVLDANGTAFPEHQVEHLIEAEYDKLDLAALAGDRAVLLRATNRLLTGELEVPTSPHGVVLELSPLLAQRADARLLVDAARQRGARIALADYTGSSSQDELLPQVDLVKVDVARGPDRVSELASRAHAAGATVIGERADNRERIRIGQQAGIDLLQGPMFQRHPETTGRDFSAGELQCLELMQLLSGESIDQAAVVRVVSSDPELAIRVLHLVNSSVYALRREIDSVHQAVVLVGPQQLAALAMASLIDARPTTVGALWATLTRALTCRALAGDDAAYTVGLLSAVASQLGIATSDLVSRTGVSADVAHALNEQTGPYGPTLAAVLAHEENDVDGVRATGLEPYDVAHAYLAAVPEALATATSLAVGSRS, from the coding sequence ATGAGTGTCCTCGATGGTCGCAACCCGGCCGCACGGGTCAGCGAGATCACCGTGCTGCGGCAGCCCGTGGTGCACTCGGACCGGGCGGTGTACGGGTACGCCATCCGAGTGGTCGTGCTGGACGCCAATGGCACGGCCTTCCCCGAGCACCAGGTCGAGCACCTCATCGAGGCGGAGTACGACAAGCTCGACCTCGCCGCGCTGGCCGGCGATCGCGCCGTCCTGCTCCGCGCCACCAACCGACTGCTCACCGGCGAGCTCGAGGTCCCGACCAGCCCGCACGGGGTGGTCCTCGAACTGTCCCCCCTGCTCGCCCAGCGCGCCGACGCCCGTCTGCTCGTCGACGCGGCACGGCAGCGCGGCGCGCGCATCGCGTTGGCCGACTACACCGGCAGCTCCTCGCAGGACGAGCTGCTCCCCCAGGTCGACCTGGTCAAGGTGGACGTGGCCCGGGGACCCGACCGGGTCAGCGAGCTCGCGTCCCGCGCGCACGCCGCGGGCGCCACGGTGATCGGCGAGCGCGCCGACAACCGCGAGCGGATCCGCATCGGCCAGCAGGCCGGCATCGACCTGCTGCAGGGCCCCATGTTCCAGCGGCACCCCGAGACCACGGGCCGCGACTTCTCCGCCGGCGAGCTGCAGTGCCTCGAGCTCATGCAGCTGCTCAGCGGGGAGTCCATCGACCAGGCCGCGGTGGTGCGCGTGGTCAGCTCGGACCCCGAGCTCGCGATCCGCGTGCTGCACCTGGTCAACTCGAGCGTCTACGCGCTGCGCCGTGAGATCGACTCGGTGCACCAGGCCGTGGTGCTCGTCGGCCCCCAGCAGCTCGCGGCCCTGGCCATGGCCTCGCTCATCGACGCCCGCCCCACCACGGTGGGCGCGCTCTGGGCCACCCTGACCCGGGCGCTGACGTGCCGCGCCCTCGCCGGCGACGACGCCGCGTACACCGTCGGGCTGCTCTCGGCCGTCGCCTCCCAGTTGGGCATCGCGACGTCCGACCTGGTCAGCCGCACAGGCGTCTCGGCCGATGTCGCGCACGCCCTCAACGAGCAGACGGGCCCGTACGGCCCCACCCTCGCGGCGGTCCTCGCGCACGAGGAGAACGACGTGGACGGCGTGCGTGCCACCGGCTTGGAGCCGTACGACGTGGCCCACGCGTACCTCGCGGCCGTGCCCGAGGCGCTCGCCACGGCCACGTCCTTGGCGGTCGGGTCCCGGTCTTAG
- the flgN gene encoding flagellar export chaperone FlgN, with protein MVLSRLSDVLWQERRLLELLLFKLEEEQLILTSGRTRWLGHATREVESVLEQIREAELGRSIEAEAAAAMLGVDEDTSLLTLSQHAPSPWDELLRAHRDAFVTLTSEISQLANGNRELLAMSHRATQETLMSLQDTVQTYAPHGLAPESDRSAQLLDQSF; from the coding sequence GTGGTCCTCAGCCGGCTGTCCGACGTGCTGTGGCAAGAGCGGCGCCTGCTCGAGCTCCTGCTCTTCAAGCTGGAGGAGGAGCAGCTGATCCTCACCAGCGGACGCACCCGCTGGCTCGGCCACGCGACGCGTGAGGTCGAGTCCGTGCTCGAGCAGATCCGCGAGGCGGAGCTCGGCCGCTCGATCGAGGCCGAGGCCGCCGCCGCGATGCTCGGCGTGGACGAGGACACCAGCCTGCTGACCTTGTCCCAGCACGCCCCGAGCCCGTGGGACGAGCTGCTGCGCGCGCACCGCGACGCCTTCGTCACCCTCACCTCCGAGATCTCCCAGCTCGCCAACGGCAACCGCGAGTTGCTTGCGATGTCGCACCGCGCCACCCAGGAGACGCTCATGTCCCTGCAGGACACGGTGCAGACCTACGCTCCCCACGGCCTCGCGCCGGAATCCGACCGCAGCGCCCAGCTGCTCGACCAGTCTTTCTGA
- a CDS encoding flagellar basal body rod protein FlgB, producing the protein MFSSVSYVALNSALDGLALRQRAIAENVANIQTPGYHAQRVSFEDALGRAVSRGTGAASATTARSLEPTREDGNNVNLDAETLLNIDTNLRYQLATQAVSGTYSGIRTAMRSS; encoded by the coding sequence ATGTTCAGCTCGGTCAGCTATGTGGCGCTCAACAGCGCCCTGGACGGCCTGGCGCTGCGACAGCGCGCCATCGCGGAGAACGTCGCGAACATCCAGACCCCTGGCTACCACGCCCAGCGCGTGTCCTTCGAGGACGCCCTCGGTCGCGCGGTGAGCAGGGGCACGGGCGCCGCGTCCGCCACGACGGCGCGGTCCCTCGAGCCCACCCGCGAGGACGGCAACAACGTCAACCTCGACGCCGAGACCCTGCTCAACATCGACACCAATCTGCGCTACCAGCTCGCGACGCAAGCCGTCAGCGGCACGTACTCCGGGATCCGCACCGCCATGAGGAGCAGCTGA
- the flgK gene encoding flagellar hook-associated protein FlgK yields MSTFSGLGTALSSLIAQRQALEVTGQNIANANTVGYTRQRAALSSLPASQLPSMFSTTNGPGYGTAVTDIARLNDVFLDAQVRTTTASSSYLGARAAASKLLETNIGEPAATGLATQLTDLWAAFQDVANTPNKESSRAVLLETAAAVGDRIATLYTAAGTQWTQARTQTASLVEKANTAAANIADLNKRILAVENSGSSANELKDQRDLLVTELSGLVGATTRTQENGQIDVLVGGNMMVDGSKARALAVTGAAGFADATGGADVRVVWAADTSRSAGLEGGQVAGLLSVLAPPAAGGTGGMLTEAAASYDKLATQLATQVNALHGQALTTTGAPGGDFFTFEAGRPAALGLTVAFDDPALVAVAAPGAGALDGSFADKIAQLGAAVDGPDAAWSAFVVQLGVSTGSAVSRATAAEATRASAAAQQVAQTSVDTDEETVNLLAYQRAYEGAARVMSAIDEMLDTLINRTGIVGR; encoded by the coding sequence GTGAGCACCTTCTCCGGACTCGGCACCGCGCTGAGCTCGCTGATCGCCCAGCGCCAGGCCCTCGAGGTCACCGGGCAGAACATCGCCAACGCCAACACCGTCGGCTACACGCGCCAGCGCGCCGCGCTGTCGTCGCTGCCCGCGTCGCAGCTGCCGTCGATGTTCTCCACGACGAACGGCCCGGGCTACGGCACGGCCGTGACCGACATCGCGCGGCTCAACGACGTGTTCCTCGACGCGCAGGTCCGCACCACCACGGCCAGCAGCTCGTACCTGGGCGCTCGCGCCGCGGCGTCGAAGCTGCTCGAGACGAACATCGGCGAACCGGCCGCCACCGGGCTCGCGACACAGCTCACCGACCTGTGGGCGGCCTTCCAGGACGTCGCCAACACGCCCAACAAGGAGTCGTCGCGGGCGGTGCTCCTAGAGACGGCCGCCGCCGTGGGCGACCGCATCGCCACCCTGTACACCGCGGCGGGCACCCAGTGGACGCAGGCCCGCACCCAGACAGCGTCGCTGGTCGAGAAGGCGAACACCGCGGCGGCGAACATCGCGGACCTGAACAAGCGCATCCTGGCCGTCGAGAACTCGGGCTCGAGCGCGAACGAGCTCAAGGACCAGCGTGACCTGCTCGTCACCGAGCTGTCGGGCCTCGTCGGCGCGACCACCCGCACTCAGGAGAACGGCCAGATCGACGTCCTCGTCGGCGGCAACATGATGGTCGACGGCTCGAAGGCCCGCGCGCTCGCGGTGACCGGCGCCGCCGGGTTCGCCGACGCGACCGGCGGCGCGGACGTCCGTGTCGTCTGGGCCGCCGACACGTCCCGCTCCGCAGGGCTCGAGGGCGGCCAGGTCGCCGGCCTCCTGTCGGTGCTGGCTCCGCCAGCCGCGGGCGGCACGGGTGGCATGCTCACCGAGGCCGCGGCCTCCTACGACAAGTTGGCGACCCAGCTCGCGACTCAGGTCAACGCGTTGCACGGCCAGGCGCTGACCACCACCGGCGCGCCGGGGGGCGACTTCTTCACCTTCGAGGCGGGGCGGCCCGCCGCCCTCGGCCTCACGGTCGCGTTCGACGACCCGGCACTGGTCGCGGTCGCGGCTCCGGGCGCAGGCGCGCTCGACGGCTCGTTCGCCGACAAGATCGCCCAGCTCGGCGCGGCCGTGGACGGCCCCGACGCGGCCTGGAGCGCGTTCGTCGTCCAGCTCGGCGTCAGCACCGGCAGCGCCGTGTCGCGCGCCACCGCCGCTGAGGCCACGCGGGCGTCGGCCGCCGCGCAGCAGGTCGCGCAGACGAGCGTCGACACCGACGAGGAGACGGTCAACCTGCTCGCCTACCAGCGCGCCTACGAGGGCGCCGCCCGGGTGATGAGCGCGATCGACGAGATGCTCGACACCCTGATCAACAGAACCGGAATCGTGGGGCGGTAA
- a CDS encoding DUF2530 domain-containing protein, which translates to MPSLIEVVLHPERRKANPEPVPVSLRPVFLVGIAAWLVALAVAAVLCARGVIDSTAIWVCLTGALLGAAGYVWSRRPGR; encoded by the coding sequence GTGCCATCACTGATCGAGGTCGTGCTCCACCCAGAACGCCGCAAGGCGAACCCGGAGCCCGTGCCCGTCAGCCTGCGCCCGGTGTTCCTGGTCGGCATCGCCGCCTGGCTGGTCGCGCTCGCCGTCGCCGCTGTGCTGTGCGCCCGCGGGGTCATCGACTCCACCGCGATCTGGGTCTGCCTCACGGGCGCCCTGCTGGGGGCCGCGGGCTACGTGTGGTCGAGGCGCCCCGGTCGCTGA
- the fliD gene encoding flagellar filament capping protein FliD — translation MGSLGIDGLVSGLNTTDLINQLMLAEAGPQRLLVSKQSSTSSMVTALQALNAKLSSLGDAATAATKTSSWAAAHATSSHSSVTATATAGAQPSTLSFTVSQVAQSQSSLVTLPSGYDTTTPSFTISQGGVDTVVTAASSDITDIVSAFNASGTGVKAAAVNVGTAAAPEYRLQLTGVETGAGKGFSLSVATGADGSGTQPLTLNDVRTAQDARLTLWAGTAFEQPVTSSTNTFSGLMAGVDVTVTQVEAEPVSLTVARDDAAVTKLATDLMGSLGVVMSEISSRTAPTTTTAADGRSIVTGGLFSGDSAVRGLQQQLQSAMAFPVDGMSPSEVGISINAKTGQFDFDEEKFAAALAADPARVEKIVSGLAARVGEVATGASDKYEGTLTLKIQSQEGMVKSLGEQIASWDLRLASRREGLQKTYAALEVSLSNLQSQSSWLTSQIASLPSTSS, via the coding sequence ATGGGATCGCTCGGGATCGACGGGTTGGTCAGCGGTCTGAACACCACGGATCTGATCAACCAGCTCATGCTTGCCGAGGCCGGGCCGCAGCGGCTCCTCGTGTCGAAGCAGTCGAGCACGAGCAGCATGGTCACGGCGCTGCAGGCGCTGAACGCGAAGCTCTCGTCGCTGGGCGACGCTGCGACGGCGGCCACCAAGACCTCGTCCTGGGCAGCGGCGCACGCCACGTCCTCGCACTCCTCCGTGACGGCCACCGCCACGGCGGGCGCCCAGCCGTCCACTCTGAGCTTCACCGTCTCGCAGGTCGCGCAGTCCCAGTCCTCTCTCGTGACGCTCCCGAGCGGCTACGACACCACGACCCCGAGTTTCACCATCTCGCAGGGTGGCGTCGACACGGTTGTCACCGCTGCCAGCAGCGACATCACCGACATCGTCTCCGCCTTCAACGCGTCCGGCACGGGTGTCAAGGCCGCGGCGGTCAACGTCGGCACGGCGGCGGCGCCCGAGTACCGGCTCCAGCTCACGGGAGTCGAGACCGGGGCCGGCAAGGGCTTCTCGCTGTCGGTTGCCACCGGCGCGGACGGCTCAGGCACGCAGCCATTGACGCTGAACGACGTGCGCACCGCCCAGGACGCCCGTCTGACCCTGTGGGCGGGCACCGCGTTCGAGCAGCCCGTCACCTCCTCGACGAACACGTTCTCCGGTTTGATGGCGGGTGTCGACGTCACGGTCACCCAGGTCGAGGCCGAGCCGGTCTCCCTCACGGTGGCCCGCGACGACGCGGCAGTGACCAAGCTGGCCACCGACCTGATGGGCTCCCTCGGCGTGGTCATGTCCGAGATCTCCAGCCGCACGGCGCCGACGACAACCACGGCTGCCGACGGCCGCTCGATCGTCACCGGCGGGCTGTTCAGCGGCGACAGCGCCGTGCGTGGCCTGCAGCAGCAGCTGCAGAGCGCCATGGCCTTCCCCGTGGACGGGATGTCGCCCTCCGAGGTGGGCATCAGCATCAACGCCAAGACCGGCCAGTTCGACTTCGACGAGGAGAAGTTCGCCGCGGCGCTCGCCGCCGACCCGGCACGGGTCGAGAAGATCGTCTCCGGGCTCGCCGCGCGCGTCGGGGAGGTGGCCACAGGAGCCTCCGACAAGTACGAGGGCACCCTGACGCTGAAGATCCAGAGCCAGGAGGGCATGGTCAAGAGCCTCGGCGAGCAGATCGCGTCGTGGGACCTGCGCCTGGCGTCCCGCCGCGAGGGCCTGCAGAAGACCTACGCGGCACTCGAGGTCTCGCTCTCGAACCTCCAGTCCCAGTCGAGCTGGCTGACTAGCCAGATCGCGTCGCTCCCGTCCACGAGCTCCTGA
- the fliS gene encoding flagellar export chaperone FliS, which yields MYDARSRYLADTVATVGSERLLTMLYDRMLLDVERAEAAQRAGDRVEGTAQLTHAQEILSELIASLDVDSWDGGPGLMSIYTFLLSELIEASTTADPDRTAACRGIIEPLREAWHGAADAVARTAAPAPPPAMTSTEALMGELGVG from the coding sequence ATGTATGACGCCCGATCGCGGTACCTCGCCGACACCGTCGCGACGGTCGGATCCGAGCGCCTGCTGACGATGCTGTACGACCGGATGCTGCTCGACGTGGAGCGGGCCGAGGCGGCGCAGCGTGCCGGTGACCGGGTGGAAGGCACCGCGCAGCTCACGCACGCCCAGGAGATCCTCTCGGAGCTCATCGCGAGCCTCGACGTCGACTCCTGGGACGGCGGGCCTGGTCTCATGTCGATCTACACGTTCCTGCTCTCCGAGCTCATCGAGGCCTCGACGACGGCGGACCCCGACCGCACGGCGGCGTGCCGCGGGATCATCGAGCCGCTGCGTGAGGCGTGGCACGGCGCCGCCGATGCCGTGGCACGGACCGCGGCTCCGGCGCCGCCGCCCGCCATGACCAGCACCGAGGCCCTCATGGGCGAGCTGGGCGTCGGCTGA
- a CDS encoding sigma-70 family RNA polymerase sigma factor, whose translation MTASGHPTDDLVVANLALVGYHVSEVMMRVPPTVTRDELASAGSLALVLAARAYDASTGVPFARYAALRIRGALLDELRSMDWATRGARHRARELAATNDRLTGALGRAPSREELAQALGTDVTAVDQARQDAERRVLSIDATVNPVADLLSDDSPGPEDALLISERMRYLRAGVEALPDRLRQVVEELFFHDRPVAELAAEMGVTQSRISQLRTEALGLLRDGLNASLDPDLVTTGERPQGVAERRRQTYFAAVAARAATSANRAAMTEAVSVPTPRRGADSGRAVGAPSRLTSA comes from the coding sequence GTGACAGCCTCCGGACACCCCACCGACGACCTCGTGGTCGCGAACCTGGCCTTGGTCGGGTACCACGTCAGCGAGGTCATGATGCGGGTGCCCCCCACCGTGACGCGCGACGAGCTCGCCTCGGCCGGGAGCCTGGCCCTCGTGCTGGCGGCCCGTGCCTACGACGCGTCCACCGGGGTGCCGTTCGCCCGCTACGCGGCGCTGCGTATCCGCGGAGCGCTGCTCGACGAGCTGCGCTCCATGGACTGGGCGACCCGCGGGGCCCGCCACCGCGCCCGCGAGCTCGCCGCGACGAACGACCGCCTGACCGGCGCGCTCGGTCGCGCCCCCTCGCGCGAGGAGCTGGCCCAGGCCCTCGGCACGGACGTCACCGCCGTCGACCAGGCCCGCCAGGACGCCGAGCGCCGCGTGCTCAGCATCGACGCGACGGTCAACCCGGTCGCGGACCTGCTGAGCGACGACAGCCCCGGCCCGGAGGACGCGCTGCTCATCAGCGAGCGCATGCGCTACCTGCGCGCCGGCGTCGAGGCGCTGCCTGACCGACTGCGCCAGGTCGTCGAGGAGCTGTTCTTCCACGACCGCCCGGTCGCCGAGCTCGCCGCCGAGATGGGCGTCACCCAGTCCCGGATCAGCCAGCTGCGCACCGAGGCTCTCGGCCTGCTCCGCGACGGCCTCAACGCGAGCCTGGACCCCGATCTGGTCACCACCGGCGAGCGCCCGCAGGGCGTCGCCGAACGACGTCGGCAGACGTACTTCGCCGCCGTGGCGGCTCGTGCGGCCACCTCGGCGAACCGCGCCGCCATGACCGAGGCGGTCTCCGTGCCGACCCCGCGCCGTGGCGCGGACAGCGGTCGTGCCGTCGGAGCCCCGTCGCGGCTCACCAGCGCCTGA
- a CDS encoding flagellar assembly protein FliW, giving the protein MSAVAVADSPTHQTTVPHQLHLRAPLPGLPGHETFTLDALDDEGTLFAMRSAPAGRAPVRLFVVPPRLFFPDYSPRVDAEAKALVGGSPEEHLLLVVVHPADGGVPHTANLLAPLVVDPSTGAAVQTVLNDDWPLHAPLG; this is encoded by the coding sequence GTGAGCGCCGTGGCGGTGGCGGACAGCCCCACACATCAGACGACGGTCCCGCACCAGCTCCACCTGCGCGCCCCGCTCCCCGGGCTCCCTGGGCACGAGACGTTCACACTCGACGCACTGGACGACGAGGGCACCCTGTTCGCGATGCGGAGCGCCCCCGCAGGCCGGGCCCCGGTGCGGCTGTTCGTCGTCCCGCCGCGCTTGTTCTTCCCCGACTACTCACCGCGTGTCGACGCTGAGGCGAAGGCGCTCGTCGGCGGGAGCCCCGAGGAGCACCTGCTGCTGGTCGTGGTGCACCCCGCCGACGGCGGGGTGCCGCACACGGCGAACCTGCTGGCCCCGCTCGTGGTCGACCCCAGCACCGGGGCGGCCGTGCAGACGGTCCTCAACGACGACTGGCCCCTGCACGCGCCCCTCGGCTGA
- a CDS encoding MFS transporter yields MTPVEPTEPGGPGPGTPEPGGARSASLSSGAVLAGVLAPSLVFEIGLGAILPVVALTASDLGATLAGASVLVALLGVGQVLGDVPAGALAARVGDRRAMLVATVLALVTLAGCALAPNLATFGAAVLVTGAASSVFHLARHSYLTEITPVVNRAGVMSTLGGVSRIGAFLGPFLGAAVLHWTGLRGVFWLAVATSLAAGVVVLLVPDVEDGPRPSRAAAPRVSTASVLARHWRVLATLGSAVVLVGAVRASKQVVLPLWSEHIGLSPTATSLVFGLSGAVDMLLFYPAGRVMDRRGRLWVAVPSMLVLGLSIAALPLTHSLAGLAVVAMVMGLGNGIGSGILMTLGADVAPVRGRSQFLGAWRLLQDSGAAAGPLVVSAGAALGSLAAGIATIGGLGLLGAAALARWTPRWSPHANATTRRRAGIEIPPSRRAVRSREDLE; encoded by the coding sequence ATGACGCCGGTCGAGCCGACCGAGCCGGGCGGCCCCGGACCTGGCACGCCCGAACCCGGCGGCGCCCGGTCGGCGTCGCTGTCCTCGGGCGCCGTCCTCGCCGGCGTGCTGGCGCCCAGCCTGGTCTTCGAGATCGGCCTCGGCGCGATCCTGCCCGTCGTGGCGCTCACCGCCTCCGACCTGGGCGCGACCCTCGCCGGGGCCAGCGTGCTGGTGGCGCTGCTCGGTGTCGGGCAGGTGCTCGGCGATGTGCCCGCGGGGGCGCTGGCCGCGCGGGTGGGGGACCGGCGGGCGATGCTCGTGGCCACGGTCCTGGCGCTGGTCACGCTGGCCGGGTGCGCCCTCGCGCCGAACCTGGCGACGTTCGGCGCCGCGGTGCTCGTCACCGGGGCTGCGAGCTCGGTGTTCCACCTGGCACGGCACTCGTACCTCACCGAGATCACCCCGGTGGTGAATCGCGCCGGGGTGATGTCGACGCTCGGCGGCGTGAGCCGCATCGGCGCCTTCCTCGGGCCATTCCTCGGGGCGGCGGTGCTGCACTGGACCGGCCTGCGCGGCGTCTTCTGGCTCGCGGTGGCGACGTCGCTCGCGGCAGGGGTGGTGGTGCTGCTGGTGCCCGACGTCGAAGACGGCCCGCGCCCGTCACGCGCCGCCGCCCCCCGCGTCTCGACCGCCTCGGTGCTCGCCCGCCACTGGCGGGTGCTCGCGACCCTCGGCTCCGCGGTGGTGCTGGTCGGCGCCGTCCGGGCCAGCAAGCAGGTGGTGCTGCCGCTGTGGTCCGAGCACATCGGGCTGTCCCCGACGGCGACGAGCCTCGTCTTCGGCCTCTCCGGCGCGGTCGACATGCTGCTGTTCTATCCGGCAGGACGTGTCATGGACCGGCGCGGGCGGCTGTGGGTGGCGGTGCCGTCGATGCTCGTGCTGGGCCTGAGCATCGCCGCGCTGCCCCTGACTCACAGCCTGGCCGGCCTCGCCGTCGTGGCGATGGTCATGGGGCTCGGCAACGGCATCGGCTCCGGCATCCTCATGACGCTCGGCGCGGACGTCGCCCCGGTGCGGGGACGCTCGCAGTTCCTCGGCGCGTGGCGGCTGCTCCAGGACTCGGGCGCCGCCGCCGGGCCATTGGTGGTGTCGGCGGGCGCCGCGCTCGGCAGCCTGGCGGCCGGCATCGCGACGATCGGTGGGCTGGGCCTGCTCGGGGCGGCCGCCCTGGCGCGGTGGACGCCGCGCTGGTCGCCGCACGCGAACGCCACGACCCGGAGGCGGGCGGGCATCGAGATCCCGCCGAGCCGGCGGGCGGTGCGCTCCCGGGAGGACCTGGAGTGA